The genomic segment TTTTTAAAAGGCACTAAAGAGCAAACTGAACTTAAGGAAAAGTTGTTTAACGCCTTCTTTACTGAGCAAAAGGATATCTCTGACAGAAAAGTGCTTGAGCAGTTGCTTATAGATACGGGTGTGAAAGTGCCTAATATTTCTAAAATACTGGACGACCAAGACACTCAAAATCGTATTGCTAATAAAGTATCACACTGGCATAGCCTCGGAATTACCGTCGTTCCTACAATGATTTTTAACAACGAACTTGTCGTTAACGGTTCTAGAACGATTGAAGCGTATAAGCAAATTTTAACTGAACTCGTTTCATCGTACTCACTAACCGCATAAACCATTAACCAAATTTTAAGAGGTATCAACATGACCGAATTTACAATACATAACGTAGAATCAGCACCGAAAAAAAGTAAAGCAATACTAGAAGCTTCGCTAAAAACCAACGGTATGATCGCTAATTTACATGGAATAATGGCAGAAGTGCCAGAACTGCTTATCGCCTAT from the Paraglaciecola mesophila genome contains:
- a CDS encoding DsbA family oxidoreductase, which produces MNKQIKIDFVSDAVCPWCAIGYTRLKQAIAKLNLVEEVHIEWQPFFLNPEMPLEGENIYDYGTRKYGRTKQEGDLNRANITQLGNEAGFTFNFTDNSRVLNTRDAHTLLDFLKGTKEQTELKEKLFNAFFTEQKDISDRKVLEQLLIDTGVKVPNISKILDDQDTQNRIANKVSHWHSLGITVVPTMIFNNELVVNGSRTIEAYKQILTELVSSYSLTA